One window of the Glycocaulis alkaliphilus genome contains the following:
- a CDS encoding TonB-dependent receptor gives MNRSKAWLRLSVGAMALTGALASAGTAIAQSAEIITVTAQRREQSVQDVPVAVTAFSAADLRDSSIAGVEGIAERTPGFTMTRFNIGEPQLYIRGIGSTSDSAAGDPSVAVSIDEVYIGRAGGGALSFFDVERVEVLRGPQGTLYGRNAAGGAVNIISARPDATQSFGEFTFGYGDYNDRQVSAVLNGPLGEAAAGRLAFLYQANDGYSESVPSGSDLGGSSTWGVRGAISWDAGNWSFLAQADYARDETDGQARVPVLGPNTNPAFVPLIGAIRAGLNERQSFSDPDTFQERDSWGFLFRADTTFGDMDFTSLTSYRGLEFSWFDDLGGLPVPPYVLRVEDINEDEAWQFTQEFRLSRTLGNGAFWVAGLYLFHEEVDRNERFIVDARAPLPAIASGDVTFFQEATNQSAAVFAQLTMPLADTLNLTVGGRLTYDSKEIFARGVDNDTPGGPFPGIPLGPPPGVAYPAGASGSESWTEPTWRLALDWQASDNVMLYASYDRGYKSGLYPSQAQSAVQATTALDPEILDNFEIGMKSTFAQGRGIFNLAAFYTDYQSLQVYELLGLALSTSNADAEIRGVEAEFAFQANDYFQFGGSYAYLDAQYTTDAVSNLGVLPYNGNQLTRSPEHQYNVYAALTVPVGTGTARARVDYNWTGDYFFDPSNAPETLVSSYGTVDARLSWGPDNANWDISLWGRNLTDELYPSHIIKNLDIGFTVFAPPRTFGAQFRMRLGG, from the coding sequence ATGAACAGATCAAAAGCGTGGCTACGCCTGTCTGTCGGTGCCATGGCACTGACCGGCGCGCTGGCCTCGGCAGGCACCGCTATTGCGCAGTCCGCCGAAATTATCACCGTTACGGCCCAGCGCCGCGAGCAGTCGGTACAGGACGTGCCGGTTGCCGTGACCGCGTTCAGCGCGGCTGACTTGCGCGATTCGTCCATTGCGGGCGTTGAGGGCATTGCCGAGCGTACGCCTGGCTTCACCATGACCAGGTTCAATATCGGTGAGCCGCAGCTTTACATTCGCGGCATCGGCTCCACGTCCGATTCCGCTGCAGGCGATCCGTCTGTCGCGGTATCGATCGACGAGGTCTATATCGGCCGGGCCGGTGGCGGCGCGCTCAGCTTTTTCGATGTCGAACGTGTGGAGGTCCTGCGCGGGCCGCAAGGCACGCTCTATGGCCGCAACGCGGCTGGCGGCGCGGTGAACATCATCTCGGCCCGCCCGGACGCCACCCAGTCCTTTGGCGAGTTCACCTTCGGCTATGGCGATTATAATGACCGGCAGGTCAGCGCCGTTCTGAACGGCCCGCTGGGTGAGGCTGCCGCCGGGCGTCTGGCATTCCTTTATCAGGCCAATGACGGCTACTCCGAGAGCGTACCCTCAGGCTCTGATCTGGGTGGTTCCAGCACCTGGGGTGTTCGTGGTGCCATCAGCTGGGACGCAGGCAATTGGAGCTTCCTGGCGCAGGCCGATTATGCGCGCGACGAGACCGACGGTCAGGCCCGTGTTCCGGTACTCGGCCCGAACACAAACCCGGCGTTTGTGCCGCTTATCGGCGCCATCCGTGCCGGTCTCAATGAACGCCAGAGCTTCTCCGACCCGGACACGTTCCAGGAGCGGGACAGCTGGGGCTTTCTCTTCCGCGCCGATACGACATTCGGCGACATGGATTTCACCTCGTTGACCTCGTATCGCGGGCTCGAATTTTCTTGGTTTGATGATCTGGGCGGTCTGCCCGTGCCGCCCTATGTGCTGCGCGTCGAAGACATCAACGAAGACGAAGCCTGGCAGTTCACGCAGGAATTCCGCCTGTCGCGCACGCTCGGCAATGGTGCCTTCTGGGTGGCTGGCCTCTACCTCTTCCATGAGGAAGTAGACCGCAATGAGCGCTTCATCGTCGATGCCCGCGCTCCGCTGCCCGCGATTGCATCCGGTGATGTGACCTTCTTCCAGGAAGCCACGAACCAGTCTGCTGCGGTGTTTGCCCAGCTGACCATGCCGCTTGCCGACACGCTGAACCTTACCGTCGGTGGACGCCTGACCTATGACTCCAAGGAAATCTTCGCACGCGGCGTCGATAACGATACGCCGGGCGGACCTTTCCCGGGCATTCCGCTTGGCCCGCCCCCTGGCGTCGCCTATCCGGCAGGCGCATCGGGCAGCGAAAGCTGGACCGAGCCGACCTGGCGTCTCGCGCTGGACTGGCAGGCATCGGACAATGTGATGCTCTACGCATCCTATGACCGGGGCTACAAGTCCGGCCTCTATCCCAGCCAGGCGCAAAGCGCGGTGCAGGCGACGACTGCGCTCGACCCTGAAATTCTCGATAATTTCGAGATCGGGATGAAGTCGACCTTCGCGCAAGGCCGGGGCATCTTCAACCTGGCGGCGTTCTACACCGACTATCAGAGCCTGCAGGTCTATGAGCTGCTGGGGCTGGCACTGTCGACCTCGAACGCGGATGCGGAGATCAGGGGCGTGGAGGCGGAGTTTGCCTTCCAGGCCAATGACTACTTCCAGTTCGGTGGTTCCTACGCGTATCTCGATGCGCAGTACACGACCGATGCCGTCTCCAATCTCGGTGTGCTGCCCTATAATGGCAACCAGCTGACCCGCTCGCCGGAGCACCAGTACAACGTCTATGCGGCGCTGACGGTGCCGGTTGGAACAGGCACGGCGCGTGCGCGCGTCGACTATAACTGGACGGGGGATTATTTCTTCGATCCGTCCAATGCGCCTGAAACGCTGGTGAGTTCCTATGGCACGGTGGATGCCCGGTTGAGCTGGGGACCGGACAATGCCAACTGGGACATCTCGCTGTGGGGCCGCAACCTCACCGACGAGCTCTATCCGAGCCACATCATCAAGAACCTCGATATCGGGTTCACGGTGTTTGCGCCGCCGCGCACATTCGGCGCGCAGTTCCGGATGCGTCTGGGCGGCTAG
- a CDS encoding winged helix-turn-helix transcriptional regulator, translating to MIQNNPVSHAMDVVGEAWTMLILREAFRGARRFDDWLDRLAIARSVLARRLKTLTDAGLLSRRQYQSRPDRFEYVLTAMGRDLYGVAVMLIFWEQDWSPRSDPSRAIRLVARDGSGAVVPVMAGEDPKAPILPGDVMPRPGPVPGQAPALKEMRRRKVQPAMRASGKPIELGIELFGDYWTNLVLAACFYRVRRYDDFLKTLDVSTSVLADRLDGLVSNGILARKRYQMRPERFEYVLTERGRALYPTVLAFFAWGARWMCEPGKLPVELISQTTGKPVLPVLRNAVTGEEIDARSVRPVPALSASERAAISAAQ from the coding sequence ATGATTCAGAACAACCCCGTCTCCCACGCGATGGATGTGGTGGGCGAGGCGTGGACCATGCTGATCCTGCGTGAGGCGTTCCGTGGTGCGCGCCGCTTCGATGACTGGCTGGACCGGCTGGCGATTGCGCGGTCTGTCCTTGCCCGGCGGCTGAAAACCCTGACCGATGCAGGGCTGCTATCACGCAGGCAGTACCAGTCCCGCCCGGACCGCTTTGAATACGTGCTCACGGCCATGGGGCGTGACCTATACGGCGTCGCCGTCATGCTGATTTTCTGGGAGCAGGACTGGTCTCCGCGCTCTGATCCTTCCCGCGCGATACGGCTTGTAGCACGCGACGGTTCTGGCGCCGTGGTGCCGGTCATGGCCGGCGAAGACCCCAAAGCCCCCATCCTGCCCGGCGATGTCATGCCCCGTCCTGGCCCGGTGCCCGGTCAGGCCCCGGCCCTGAAGGAAATGCGCCGGCGGAAGGTTCAGCCGGCCATGCGCGCCAGCGGCAAACCCATCGAGCTGGGCATCGAGCTGTTTGGCGATTACTGGACCAATCTGGTGCTGGCGGCCTGCTTTTACCGGGTGCGGCGCTATGACGACTTTCTGAAGACGCTCGACGTATCGACCAGCGTGCTCGCCGACCGGCTGGACGGCCTCGTGTCTAACGGCATCCTCGCCCGCAAGCGCTACCAGATGCGCCCGGAGCGCTTTGAGTATGTGCTTACCGAACGCGGCCGGGCGCTCTACCCCACCGTATTGGCGTTCTTTGCCTGGGGCGCACGCTGGATGTGCGAACCGGGCAAGCTGCCCGTCGAACTGATTTCCCAGACCACAGGAAAGCCGGTCCTGCCGGTCCTGCGCAATGCGGTGACCGGCGAAGAGATTGATGCGCGCAGCGTGCGCCCCGTCCCTGCCCTGTCGGCCAGCGAACGCGCCGCAATCAGCGCGGCGCAGTGA
- a CDS encoding NAD(P)H-dependent flavin oxidoreductase yields the protein MPDTITCRLRLPLVAAPMFLVSGPDMVLAACRSGVIGSFPGPNCRTIEDVEAWMKTICEALTEEDAPWAYNMVCHSSYPRFDAELELVKKYQPPIVITALGGPQRVVEAVHSYGGLVFADVNSVQFAAKAAATGVDGLVLVCAGAGGHTGMVANVAFIEAVRQFFDGIIAVAGGISTGRGIRAAEAMGADLAYMGTAFIPAEESLAHPDYKDMVVRSGASDIVVSASVTGVPASWLKESLRRSGLDPENLPEKGKVQFDDPSQILKGWKDVWSAGQGVGAVNAVEPLGSIVARLAREYTTHELGAVSPPHGLERSARDERPGA from the coding sequence TTGCCCGATACAATCACGTGCCGTCTTCGGCTGCCTCTGGTGGCCGCGCCGATGTTTCTCGTCTCCGGGCCGGACATGGTGCTCGCCGCGTGCCGGTCTGGTGTAATCGGGTCTTTCCCCGGTCCCAACTGCCGCACCATCGAAGATGTTGAAGCCTGGATGAAGACCATATGTGAGGCGCTGACCGAAGAGGATGCGCCCTGGGCCTACAACATGGTCTGCCATTCTTCCTATCCGCGCTTCGACGCAGAGCTGGAGTTGGTGAAGAAATACCAGCCGCCGATCGTCATCACGGCGCTTGGCGGCCCGCAGCGCGTTGTGGAAGCGGTTCACAGCTATGGCGGGCTGGTGTTTGCCGATGTGAACTCGGTGCAGTTCGCCGCCAAGGCTGCAGCGACCGGCGTGGACGGTCTGGTGCTGGTGTGCGCTGGCGCGGGCGGTCATACGGGCATGGTGGCCAATGTCGCCTTCATTGAAGCGGTACGCCAGTTTTTTGACGGCATCATCGCCGTTGCGGGCGGCATCTCAACAGGACGCGGCATCCGCGCTGCCGAGGCGATGGGCGCGGATCTGGCCTATATGGGCACCGCCTTCATCCCGGCCGAGGAGAGCCTGGCTCATCCTGATTACAAGGACATGGTGGTGCGCTCCGGCGCGTCCGACATTGTTGTGTCGGCCTCCGTCACCGGCGTGCCGGCAAGCTGGCTTAAGGAAAGTCTGAGACGCTCCGGGCTCGACCCGGAAAACCTGCCTGAAAAGGGCAAGGTGCAGTTCGATGACCCCTCCCAGATACTCAAGGGCTGGAAAGATGTCTGGTCGGCCGGGCAGGGGGTTGGCGCGGTAAATGCGGTGGAGCCGCTGGGCAGCATCGTCGCCCGTCTCGCCCGTGAATACACAACACACGAACTGGGGGCCGTATCGCCCCCTCATGGTCTGGAAAGGAGTGCTCGTGATGAACGCCCCGGTGCCTGA
- a CDS encoding carotenoid oxygenase family protein, producing MNAPVPESNNGMERDAPSWLANIDNAYLRGLYAPVAHETTANELKVIGEIPADLCGAYMRNGPNQVYAPKSKHHWFDGDGMVHTIAFKDGKASYRSRFVQTAHFKANAARGEEQWPGYMGHPDPSAPPGAGSDGWLKDSGNTDLILHNGEVLALWYQAGVPVRLDPATGETLGEQTWGGALTRQVSAHAKTDPVTGELFFFDYNTKPPYMTYHVVSREGQMIRNVPIDVPGPRLPHDMAMTENYAILHDLPLFWDPELLPRGIHKVTFYPDMPSRFGVIPKYGNEGDVRWFEAEPCYIYHVTNAWEEGDWIVMEGCRVTEPCPPSKPGQGMYSRMMAFLLLKARFHRWKFNLKTGETREEWLDDRNAEFPTVNMDVAGRKSRYSYHVSIPTNRETMVFDGLIKFDTRTGSSQSLKFKDGWYGSESPFAPRLNSNGDEDDGYLITFITNEVDGQSECHIIDAKDIQAGPVARVILPARVPPGFHSTWVPGTEMGWA from the coding sequence ATGAACGCCCCGGTGCCTGAGTCCAATAACGGTATGGAGCGCGACGCCCCGTCATGGCTCGCCAATATCGACAATGCTTATCTGCGCGGCCTTTACGCGCCGGTCGCCCATGAGACGACAGCCAATGAGCTGAAGGTCATTGGTGAAATTCCGGCTGATCTGTGCGGTGCCTATATGCGCAACGGGCCGAACCAGGTCTATGCGCCCAAGTCCAAGCATCACTGGTTTGACGGTGACGGCATGGTCCACACCATCGCCTTCAAGGACGGCAAGGCGAGCTATCGCTCCCGTTTTGTCCAGACCGCGCACTTCAAGGCGAATGCCGCGCGGGGTGAGGAGCAATGGCCGGGCTATATGGGCCATCCTGATCCCAGCGCCCCTCCGGGTGCGGGCTCTGATGGCTGGCTGAAGGATTCGGGCAATACCGACCTCATCCTCCATAATGGCGAGGTGCTGGCGCTGTGGTACCAGGCGGGCGTGCCCGTCCGGCTTGATCCGGCAACCGGCGAGACGCTGGGTGAGCAGACCTGGGGCGGCGCGCTGACCCGTCAGGTTTCCGCCCACGCCAAGACCGATCCGGTGACGGGCGAGCTTTTCTTCTTCGATTACAACACCAAGCCGCCCTACATGACCTATCACGTCGTCTCGCGCGAAGGTCAGATGATCCGCAATGTGCCCATCGACGTGCCGGGCCCGCGCCTGCCGCACGACATGGCGATGACGGAAAACTATGCGATCCTGCACGATCTGCCGCTGTTCTGGGATCCCGAGCTTCTGCCGCGCGGCATCCACAAGGTGACTTTCTATCCCGACATGCCGTCACGCTTCGGCGTGATCCCGAAATACGGCAATGAAGGTGATGTGCGCTGGTTCGAGGCCGAGCCCTGCTACATCTACCATGTCACCAATGCGTGGGAGGAGGGCGACTGGATCGTCATGGAGGGCTGCCGGGTGACCGAGCCATGCCCGCCCTCAAAGCCCGGTCAGGGCATGTATTCGCGCATGATGGCCTTCCTGCTCCTGAAGGCGCGCTTTCACCGCTGGAAGTTCAACCTGAAAACGGGCGAGACCCGCGAGGAATGGCTGGACGACCGCAATGCCGAGTTCCCGACCGTCAACATGGACGTGGCCGGGCGCAAGTCGCGCTATTCCTACCACGTCTCCATCCCGACCAATCGCGAGACGATGGTGTTTGACGGGCTGATCAAGTTCGACACCAGGACCGGCTCGTCGCAGAGCCTGAAGTTCAAGGATGGCTGGTACGGGTCTGAAAGCCCGTTCGCGCCGCGCCTCAACTCCAATGGCGATGAAGATGACGGGTATCTCATCACCTTCATCACGAACGAGGTGGACGGGCAGTCGGAGTGCCATATCATCGACGCCAAGGATATTCAGGCGGGTCCTGTCGCCCGTGTCATCCTGCCTGCGCGCGTGCCACCCGGTTTCCACTCCACATGGGTGCCGGGAACCGAGATGGGCTGGGCCTGA
- a CDS encoding class I adenylate-forming enzyme family protein, with protein MKLAPPKKIATYRKQGWWGDDTFYDVFLQAAAKRPQALAAIDPPDREALTGRKPRRLVWADLADEVERTAAALSGQGLVKGDRVVMQMPNVVDTLSIYLACAKLGIILSPVPVQYAGHELRHAMDAVRPRAFIASRMFKDRELARGCKAVAGDRAKVLSMDGGGDGLVDFSAEISRANTRKGPFGLGGAVAKQKGEADDCFTICWTSGTTGVPKGVPRSHNHWLAIGPATYHGMAIQPHDVLLNPFPMTNMAAIGGMFVSWLLSEGTLVLHHPFDLPVFLKQLVTEKVTATIAPPAVLTMLLKQEGMLDQFDLSRLRVVGSGSAPLSEFMVAGWQKRGVEIVNLFGSNEGISLCSGPDDVPDPAFRATAFPRFGYKGAHFANPMHARIETKLVSIETGQEVTQPGEDGELLVRGPSVFEGYWGSTAAEQKEVFDADGYFRTGDLFQISAEDQAFFSFRGRAKDIIIRGGVNISAAELDTLLEGHPKLTEAAVFGMPDEVMGERIWVAAVPKEGGTVTLEEIVEFLKAKEIANFKLPEQLIIVDALPRNPLNKVLRWRLVEIAKEKHA; from the coding sequence ATGAAACTCGCACCGCCGAAAAAGATCGCCACCTATCGCAAGCAAGGCTGGTGGGGCGACGACACATTCTACGATGTGTTTCTTCAGGCTGCCGCAAAGCGTCCCCAGGCTCTGGCCGCGATCGATCCGCCCGACCGTGAAGCGCTGACGGGACGCAAGCCGCGCCGTCTGGTGTGGGCTGATCTGGCGGACGAGGTTGAGCGCACAGCAGCGGCACTCAGCGGTCAGGGGCTGGTCAAGGGCGACCGCGTGGTCATGCAGATGCCCAACGTGGTCGACACGCTCTCGATCTATCTGGCCTGCGCCAAGCTGGGGATCATCCTCAGCCCCGTGCCGGTCCAGTATGCTGGCCATGAATTGCGCCATGCGATGGATGCAGTGCGTCCGCGCGCCTTCATTGCCTCCAGAATGTTCAAGGACCGCGAGCTGGCGCGCGGCTGCAAGGCGGTGGCTGGCGACCGCGCCAAAGTGCTGTCGATGGATGGCGGCGGGGACGGGCTGGTCGATTTCTCTGCCGAGATCAGCCGCGCCAACACCCGCAAGGGCCCGTTCGGCCTGGGCGGCGCTGTCGCCAAGCAGAAGGGCGAGGCCGACGATTGCTTCACCATTTGCTGGACGTCTGGCACGACAGGGGTGCCCAAGGGCGTGCCCCGCTCCCACAATCACTGGCTGGCCATCGGCCCGGCCACGTATCACGGCATGGCCATCCAGCCCCACGACGTGCTTTTGAACCCGTTCCCGATGACGAATATGGCGGCCATTGGCGGCATGTTCGTTTCCTGGCTCCTGAGCGAAGGCACGCTGGTTCTCCATCACCCGTTCGACCTGCCGGTTTTCCTCAAGCAGCTTGTCACCGAGAAGGTAACGGCGACGATTGCGCCGCCGGCTGTGCTCACCATGCTCCTCAAGCAGGAGGGCATGCTGGACCAGTTCGACCTGTCCAGGCTGCGCGTGGTCGGTTCGGGGTCTGCGCCGCTATCGGAGTTCATGGTCGCGGGCTGGCAGAAGCGCGGCGTGGAGATCGTCAACCTGTTCGGGTCCAATGAGGGCATTTCGCTGTGCTCAGGGCCCGATGATGTGCCCGATCCCGCCTTTCGGGCGACGGCCTTCCCGCGTTTCGGATACAAGGGCGCACATTTCGCCAACCCCATGCATGCGCGCATCGAGACCAAGCTGGTGTCGATCGAGACCGGACAGGAAGTGACCCAGCCCGGCGAGGATGGCGAGCTGCTGGTGCGCGGCCCGTCAGTGTTCGAGGGATATTGGGGCTCTACCGCCGCCGAGCAGAAAGAGGTGTTCGACGCTGACGGCTATTTCCGAACCGGCGATCTGTTTCAAATATCTGCCGAGGATCAGGCCTTCTTCAGCTTCCGGGGCAGGGCCAAGGACATCATCATCCGCGGCGGTGTGAATATTTCGGCGGCCGAGCTGGACACCCTGCTTGAGGGACATCCCAAGCTGACCGAGGCGGCCGTGTTCGGCATGCCCGATGAGGTGATGGGCGAGCGCATCTGGGTTGCCGCCGTCCCCAAAGAGGGCGGAACGGTGACGCTCGAAGAGATCGTCGAATTCCTCAAGGCCAAGGAAATCGCCAACTTCAAACTGCCTGAACAGCTCATCATCGTAGACGCTCTGCCACGCAATCCGCTGAACAAGGTCCTGCGCTGGCGTCTGGTCGAAATCGCGAAGGAAAAGCACGCATGA
- a CDS encoding acetyl-CoA acetyltransferase, with translation MTAPVFILGGAQSDFAANWTRKDKTLFDMVADTTRAALDDVQMDAAEIDAVHVGNFAGELFCGQGLLGGFMGHVDPGFEGKPTSRHEAACASGSMAILAAMSDILAGHYDTIAVVGVEMMRNVPGETAAQHLGSAAWAGREALGARYLWPAMFSDLAEEYDRRYGLKYEHLAAISKINFDNAKRNPHAQTRAWQFGEGSFARDDEANPVIEGWMRRSDCGQVTDGSAVIVLAGETSARAYAAKRGLELAAIPRLKGWGHTTAPLLMETKLEKSRKEGGYALPWTRKAITDAYARAGISGPEDVDGIETHDCFSVTEYMAIEHFGLTAPGEAWKAVEDGTIAFDGKLPVNPSGGLIGLGHPVGATGVRMALDAARQTSGKAGDMQVEGAKTFATFNVGGSGTANVSFVIGV, from the coding sequence ATGACCGCTCCCGTCTTCATCCTTGGTGGCGCGCAAAGCGATTTCGCCGCCAACTGGACGCGCAAGGACAAAACCCTCTTCGACATGGTCGCCGATACCACGCGCGCGGCGCTGGATGATGTGCAGATGGATGCTGCCGAGATCGACGCGGTGCATGTCGGCAATTTCGCCGGAGAGCTGTTCTGCGGTCAGGGCCTGCTGGGCGGCTTCATGGGCCATGTAGATCCCGGTTTTGAAGGCAAGCCCACGAGCCGCCACGAGGCGGCTTGTGCGTCCGGGTCAATGGCGATCCTCGCCGCCATGAGCGACATCCTCGCCGGTCATTACGACACCATCGCGGTCGTGGGCGTGGAAATGATGCGCAACGTGCCGGGTGAAACCGCGGCGCAGCATCTTGGCTCAGCCGCATGGGCCGGGCGCGAGGCGCTGGGCGCAAGGTATCTCTGGCCAGCCATGTTCTCCGATCTGGCCGAGGAGTATGACCGCCGCTACGGCCTGAAATACGAGCATCTGGCCGCGATCTCGAAGATCAATTTCGACAACGCGAAACGTAACCCGCACGCACAGACGCGCGCCTGGCAGTTCGGCGAGGGCAGTTTTGCGCGCGATGACGAGGCCAACCCCGTCATCGAAGGCTGGATGCGCCGCTCCGATTGCGGGCAGGTGACGGACGGTTCTGCCGTGATCGTGCTGGCGGGCGAGACGTCAGCGCGGGCGTACGCGGCGAAGCGCGGGTTGGAGCTGGCTGCCATCCCCCGCCTCAAGGGCTGGGGGCACACCACCGCGCCGCTATTGATGGAAACCAAGCTGGAAAAATCGCGCAAGGAGGGCGGTTACGCCCTGCCGTGGACGCGCAAGGCCATCACCGATGCCTACGCGCGCGCGGGCATTTCCGGCCCGGAAGATGTCGATGGGATCGAAACCCATGACTGCTTTTCGGTCACCGAATACATGGCGATCGAACATTTCGGCCTCACCGCTCCGGGTGAAGCCTGGAAGGCGGTCGAGGACGGGACAATCGCGTTTGACGGCAAGCTGCCGGTGAACCCGTCCGGCGGACTGATCGGGCTTGGCCATCCTGTTGGCGCGACCGGCGTGCGCATGGCGCTCGATGCTGCGCGCCAGACCTCGGGCAAGGCCGGTGACATGCAGGTGGAGGGCGCAAAAACCTTCGCCACCTTCAATGTCGGCGGCTCCGGCACGGCCAATGTCTCGTTCGTGATCGGGGTTTAG
- a CDS encoding acetyl-CoA C-acyltransferase, whose translation MTDTYIYDAVRSPRGKAKEDGGLAALKPHELTGQIIAALEARNGTDALQRAAGLTLGCVGQVGAQGGHLALVTRMHAGLPSSVRALTINNYCVSGLTAVGLAANETMAADDDRLRLAGGVEMMSAVPFMGDKAFYYADPKTASALRYVPVVLSADLMATMEGFTKEELDTVTARSHQRAAAAREKGGLDEVIAIKDAEGQTALAHDESVRAGTTVEGLARFAPAFAEMGAAGFDAVMLKARPELKEISHVHSVANCPPVCDGAALALVGSKAAGEAAGIKPKARIRAFTEASADPVLQLTAGFAAMDQLLARTGLKLSDFDRIEFMEAFAATPVKFERDYAPDLDRVNPEGGHLAMGHPMGASGGILLATMVAGLERSGGSLGLVVAHGGSGVGSAMVVERV comes from the coding sequence ATGACCGACACCTATATCTATGACGCTGTCCGTTCGCCGCGTGGCAAGGCCAAGGAAGATGGCGGGCTGGCGGCGCTGAAACCGCATGAGCTGACCGGCCAGATCATCGCCGCGCTGGAGGCGCGCAACGGCACAGACGCGCTGCAGCGCGCGGCTGGCCTTACGCTGGGCTGTGTCGGGCAGGTCGGCGCGCAAGGCGGCCATCTGGCCCTTGTCACCCGAATGCATGCTGGCCTGCCCAGCAGCGTGCGGGCCCTGACCATCAATAATTACTGCGTCTCCGGCCTGACGGCGGTCGGCCTGGCAGCCAATGAGACGATGGCGGCTGATGATGACCGGCTGCGCCTTGCCGGCGGGGTGGAGATGATGAGCGCCGTGCCCTTCATGGGCGACAAGGCGTTCTACTATGCCGACCCGAAGACGGCGTCTGCCCTGCGCTATGTGCCGGTGGTTCTCTCCGCTGACCTGATGGCCACCATGGAAGGCTTCACCAAGGAGGAGCTGGACACAGTCACTGCCCGCTCCCACCAGCGTGCCGCTGCGGCGCGCGAAAAGGGCGGTCTTGATGAGGTGATCGCCATAAAGGACGCCGAAGGGCAGACCGCTCTTGCCCATGATGAAAGCGTGCGTGCCGGCACCACGGTCGAGGGACTTGCCCGTTTCGCCCCTGCCTTTGCCGAGATGGGGGCGGCCGGATTCGACGCTGTGATGCTCAAAGCGCGGCCCGAACTCAAAGAGATCAGCCATGTCCACTCGGTCGCCAACTGCCCGCCCGTGTGCGATGGCGCGGCACTGGCGCTGGTCGGTTCGAAGGCGGCTGGGGAAGCAGCAGGGATAAAGCCCAAAGCGCGCATCCGTGCTTTTACCGAGGCCAGCGCCGATCCCGTGCTGCAGCTTACCGCGGGCTTTGCCGCGATGGACCAGCTGCTTGCGCGCACGGGCCTGAAGCTCTCCGATTTTGACCGGATCGAATTCATGGAGGCCTTCGCCGCCACCCCGGTGAAGTTCGAGCGCGATTACGCGCCGGACCTCGACAGGGTGAACCCGGAAGGCGGGCATCTGGCCATGGGCCACCCGATGGGTGCGTCAGGCGGCATATTGCTGGCCACGATGGTCGCGGGGCTGGAACGCTCCGGCGGCAGCCTCGGCCTTGTCGTCGCTCATGGCGGGTCGGGTGTAGGCAGCGCGATGGTGGTGGAGCGGGTCTGA